One region of Budorcas taxicolor isolate Tak-1 chromosome 3, Takin1.1, whole genome shotgun sequence genomic DNA includes:
- the ARTN gene encoding artemin, with amino-acid sequence MEPGRGGPSVLPLRAGPRRQQPALWPTLAALALLSSVAEGEASLGPAPRSPVPREGPTPAPASPAGPLAGGRAARLCGGRARRPAPPPPRPEPPPPAPSPSPAPPRGARAARAGGRAGRESRGSRARAAGARGCRLRSQLVPVRALGLGHRSDELVRFRFCSGSCRRARSPHDLSLANLLHAGALRPPPGSRPVSQPCCRPTSYEAVSFMDVNSTWRTVDRLSATACGCLG; translated from the exons ATGGAGCCTGGACGTGGAGGCCCTTCTGTGCTGCCCCTCCGGGCCGGGCCTAGGCGGCAG CAGCCTGCGCTATGGCCCACCCTGGCCGCTCTGGCCCTGCTGAGCAGCGTCGCCGAGGGGGAGGCCTCCCTGGGCCCCGCGCCCCGCAGCCCGGTCCCCCGCGAAGGCCCCACGCCCGCCCCGGCGTCCCCCGCGGGCCCCCTGGCCG GGGGCCGCGCGGCCCGTCTATGCGGCGGAAGAGCCCGGCGCCCggcgcccccgccgccccggccCGAGCCCCCGCCGCCAGCGCCCTCGCCCTCGCCCGCACCCCCTCGCGGGGCCCGCGCGGCGCGGGCGgggggccgggccggccgagagAGCCGGGGAAGCCGCGCGCGGGCCGCGGGGGCGCGCGGTTGCCGCCTGCGCTCGCAGCTCGTGCCGGTGCGCGCGCTCGGCCTGGGCCACCGCTCCGACGAGCTGGTGCGCTTCCGCTTCTGCAGCGGCTCCTGCCGCCGCGCGCGCTCGCCGCACGACCTCAGCCTGGCCAACCTGCTGCACGCCGGCGCCCTGCGGCCGCCCCCGGGCTCGCGGCCCGTCAGCCAGCCCTGCTGCCGACCCACGAGCTACGAGGCCGTCTCGTTCATGGACGTCAACAGCACCTGGAGGACCGTGGACCGCCTCTCGGCCACTGCCTGCGGCTGTCTGGGCTGA